The stretch of DNA AAACTGTCGTGAAATAAATAATCGCAAAAGAATATTCAACACGCTTACCACAATGATTGCCATTAAAAACCACGAATTCTCTCACACTTTTCTAGTATGCATAAACAACTTCCCCACCTACTAATAGCGTACAGCAGAAGGAAAAGCCTTAAGACTATCAATACGGCTCTTTAATTCTCGGATAAGTCACTTGAGCACAATCAGCACCTTAAATGTCAAAGCGAACATAAAAAAACAATGCTAAACAATATGATAACAATCATAAGGACAAACGATAGCATAGAAGTTTTCTACACACAGAGAGAAGTAAGATGCAATCAACAATCGCTAAAAAGCATTAATCTTAATCCATGCGTACAAACAATAAAAACACAACTGATTTCAATTATAAATATATTCCCTTGTTATTCTCATAAATTAAAAAAATACCAAATTTTCAGATGGATAAGGCCTTCTAACTTTAAATTTTAATTAAGAAAAAATAGGATGATATTTCTTATAATTTAGAATAACGTAAGTAATATTATTATATTATTGAGAATAAGATTACTTATATACATAATATATTTATTATTTATACAGTATTTTTATTGTTATTTTTAATGTAGATAATATTAGGAGGATTAATATGAGAAATTTTGGTTCAGGTTTAACTTATACGATAAATGACTCAACACCTATCATTTATGGAAATGCATGTAGACCTAGTGATTTTATGAATCACATGAATGCACAGGGTTTTGACTTGGCAGTTGCAGGAGGGATAACCGGAGCAGCAGTGGGAGCTATATCTGGTCCAGGTGCACTTATGGGTGGAGTTACAGGCTTTACGACCGGTTTCCTCGGAGGTTTTGGTTTGGGGTTTGTACAGAAAGCTCATGAGTGTTGGTTCTAATTTATAGAGAATAGCGACAAAGATATCTCTGAAGTTAATAATTTTGTAATTGTTTTCAAAAAAATATCTAAGTCATATTGTCTACAATCATGGTGGAGATGGACTTCAGAGATATTTATACTTTATAATCACATGTATTGTAATTTGGATTTCGTAATGTCAGATTTTGCTTATAAAATCATTGAATCGCTTATAGCAACGTTTTTCTTTGGCTTTTTATATATGTTTTATTATAGATTTATTTATTATAATAGTTGGAAAGATTCTCTAAAAAATTCATTATTAATAAGCTCTATATTCTTTATGGTTAATCTTTTATTTAACTATATTGGTTTATATCAAGTTGTGAGAAATATTTTATAATGAACATTCGTTATGAAATCGTAAGAATGTTTTGCATGCTTATTGTATTCATCCCTATATATGCTATTGGTTTTAAAAAAATTGGTGGTTACAGTTGGAAAGTAGCTATAAAATCAACACTATATACAGTAATTCTGTTCATTGTTTTTGATAGTTTATGTAGATATTTTGGGTTATTTAATTATTAATGAACTTATTCTTATTTGAATAAGGCAATACAAAATAAAAAACATTCAAAGCGATAATCAATAAAGTACCTTCATCTACCTCTTATATGATATTTTTTAATATCTTTATGCTTTTATAAAAAGCTCTGTACGACAAGGCTCTGTTGCATTTAAATATCCTCAATGAGCATAAAATACGCTCTTGAAGACAAGAGTTTCAGATTTTAAAAATTGACTATTCCAATCTTTGTCATTTAGTCTACCCTCATAATGAAAAGCTTACGGGGAAGTTTTGCCTAAAAATACAATGGGCTGATTTTCCCTAAGATAAATCAAAAGAGGGAAACATGACTGAAAAAATTTATCCGATATCAGAAGAGATCAAAAAAAATACTTTGCTCGATGAGGAAACTTATCAAAAATGGTATCGAGAAAGCATCAATGATCCAGAAAGCTTCTGGGCAAAACATGGTCAATGTATTGAATGGTTTAAACCCTTTACAAAAGTAAAAAACACTTCTTTTAACGATGGTGTATCAATTCAATGGTACGAGGATGGGATAACAAATGTAGCCTATAATTGCATTGATCGTCATCTGAAAACCCATGGCGATCAAATTGCGCTCATTTGGGAAGGGGATAATCCTTATCATGATAAAAAAATAACCTATAACGAACTTTATGAACATGTTTGTCGTTTTGCCAATCTTTTAAAAAACCACGGTGTCAAAAAAGGCGATAAAGTAACCATTTATCTTCCTATGATTCCCGAAGCAGCCTATGCCATGCTCGCTTGTGCCCGCATTGGTGCTGTTCATTCGGTTATTTTTGCAGGCTTTTCTGCTGAAGCCATAGCAGGACGCATTGTTGACTGTGAATCGACCTTCATCATTACTGCTGATCACGGCTTGCGGGGTGGCAAACGAATTAACTTAAAAGACAATGTTGACCATGCTATTGAAATAGCCGCCCGCCAAAATGTGCGTGTCGATCAAGTTATGGTTATACGGCGGACTTGCGGACCAATTGATTGGATAGAGGGGCGTGATTTTTGGTACCACGAAGAAATCACTCATGCAAAAACAAACTGTCCAGCAGAACCAATGAATGCTGAAGATCCGCTTTTTATTCTTTATACTTCAGGCTCAACCGGCAAACCCAAAGGTGTTTTGCATAGCACAGGGGGCTATCTTGTTTATGCCGCAATAACCCACAAATATGTTTTTGATTATCACCCTGGTGAAATTTACTGGTGTACAGCTGATATTGGTTGGATTACGGGGCATTCTTACTTGGTTTATGGTCCTTTATGCAACGGAGCCACCACTTTAATGTTTGAAGGCACACCAACCTTTCCTGATAAGGGAAGATTTTGGGAAATTGTCGACAAACACAAAGTCAATACGCTCTATACAGCACCAACAGCTATCCGCGCCTTAATGGGTGCGGGAAATTCATTTGTTGAACACTCAAAAAGAACATCCTTACGTCTTTTAGGAACCGTAGGTGAACCCATTAATCCAGAAGCATGGGAATGGTTTTATCACACCGTTGGAAATGACCGTTGTCCGATTCTCGATACATGGTGGCAAACAGAAACAGGGGGACATATGATCACCCCCCTCCCCGGTGCCACGCCCCTTAAAGCAGGCTCCGCCACACGTCCCTTTTTTGGGGTTCAACTGCAAATCATAGACGAGCAAGGAAATATTCTGGAAGGAGAAGCAGAAGGCAATCTTTGTATTATTGACTCATGGCCAGGACAAATGCGCACGCTCTATAAGGATCACGAGCGCTTTATCGAAACCTATTTTTCCACCTATAAAGGGAAATATTTTACAGGTGATGGCTGTAGACGCGATAGTGATGGCTATTATTGGATTACAGGGCGCGTTGATGACATTCTCAATGTCTCAGGACACAGACTTGGAACAGCAGAAATTGAATCTGCCCTTGTTTTGCACCCTGCTGTTTCTGAAGCCGCTGTTGTTGGTTACCCTCACCCCATTAAAGGACAGGGGGTCTACAGTTTTGTCACCCTCATGGAAGGAACAGCGCCAAGTGAAGAATTGCAAAAAGACCTTATCAAGCATGTCAGAAAGGAAATAGGTTCCATTGCTATATTGGATAAAATTCAGTTTGCTCCGCAGCTTCCCAAAACGCGATCAGGAAAAATTATGAGACGTATTTTACGAAAAATCGCTGAAAATAATTTCGATAATTTAGGAGATATTTCAACCCTTGCCGAACCACAAGTTGTTGAAGATCTAATTGCCAACCGACAAAATTAAAAACACCATGGTTTAACGCACAATACCACCGGTAGGCTTTAGCCTTTTGCTAAAATAATCCCAGCATTGCTTGCTAAAGCCACCGGTAAAAATCCAAGCCAGAACCACTATTCTGTTTGCAACCCAAAATATTGCACCCCTCTTATAGCATAATCCTTCATAAGAGATAATTTGCACTTTAGATGTTTTATCCACACACACATTTCAAGCCGCAAACGAATGCCATAAAAGGCTTGCTGTGGGTGATCAATTTTACTGTCGGTGAAACTTTTTTATCAATTTATCAAATTGTAAGATGACAAATTATTCTTATAAATCAATCTATTTTGGCAAAAAAACAACAAAAAAACTTTTAAAACCTTTGAAAACAAATCGTTTTTTCATAATCAATAAAAAAAAACAAAGATTAAAATTATAAAAGATGCGTTTTAATACACATTAAAGCGAAAAATGCACAAATCTCATCAACCACAAAACGAGAAAGATCAAGATTAAGATTAAGTCGAAAAACAAGCATAGCAGTTCTTATGTTTCTGCTAGAAACACCTTGGAATTCCTGCTAAAATCATAAATAAATGCAAAATAAAGAAATATAAAGGATATTTTACAAACAATATTTCTCAAGCACAAATGAAGAAATATTGCGTGTTGTGAAGTATGAATAAGATTGAAAACAATAGGAGCAAAAGTCCTGAGAGTAATACACTATAAAAACAGAAGTGGTAACGAAAAGTGATTCATTTTGAAAATGTCGGTCTGCGCTATGGAATGGGCCCGGAGGTCCTTCGCGATATTAGCTTTCATATTCCTGCTGGCTCATTTCAATTTCTTACGGGTGCCTCTGGAGCGGGTAAAACATCATTGATGCGTCTGATGTTTTTGGCACTCAAACCCACCCGCGGTCATATTGATCTATTTGGAACAGATACAGCGTTGCTGAAAAGACAAGAGCTCCCTGCACTACGACAACGTATCGGTGTGGTTTTTCAAGATTTTCGTCTCCTTGACCACATGACCACCTATGAAAATGTTTCCTTGCCTTTACGCATCAAAGGACAAGAAGAAGCAACCTATCGCAGTGAAGTAGAAGATCTCCTCTGTTGGGTAGGTCTTGGCGATCATATTCATGTTTTACCACCAGTTCTTTCCGGTGGGGAAAAACAAAGAGTCGCCATTGCACG from Bartonella tribocorum CIP 105476 encodes:
- the acs gene encoding acetate--CoA ligase: MTEKIYPISEEIKKNTLLDEETYQKWYRESINDPESFWAKHGQCIEWFKPFTKVKNTSFNDGVSIQWYEDGITNVAYNCIDRHLKTHGDQIALIWEGDNPYHDKKITYNELYEHVCRFANLLKNHGVKKGDKVTIYLPMIPEAAYAMLACARIGAVHSVIFAGFSAEAIAGRIVDCESTFIITADHGLRGGKRINLKDNVDHAIEIAARQNVRVDQVMVIRRTCGPIDWIEGRDFWYHEEITHAKTNCPAEPMNAEDPLFILYTSGSTGKPKGVLHSTGGYLVYAAITHKYVFDYHPGEIYWCTADIGWITGHSYLVYGPLCNGATTLMFEGTPTFPDKGRFWEIVDKHKVNTLYTAPTAIRALMGAGNSFVEHSKRTSLRLLGTVGEPINPEAWEWFYHTVGNDRCPILDTWWQTETGGHMITPLPGATPLKAGSATRPFFGVQLQIIDEQGNILEGEAEGNLCIIDSWPGQMRTLYKDHERFIETYFSTYKGKYFTGDGCRRDSDGYYWITGRVDDILNVSGHRLGTAEIESALVLHPAVSEAAVVGYPHPIKGQGVYSFVTLMEGTAPSEELQKDLIKHVRKEIGSIAILDKIQFAPQLPKTRSGKIMRRILRKIAENNFDNLGDISTLAEPQVVEDLIANRQN
- the ftsE gene encoding cell division ATP-binding protein FtsE — its product is MIHFENVGLRYGMGPEVLRDISFHIPAGSFQFLTGASGAGKTSLMRLMFLALKPTRGHIDLFGTDTALLKRQELPALRQRIGVVFQDFRLLDHMTTYENVSLPLRIKGQEEATYRSEVEDLLCWVGLGDHIHVLPPVLSGGEKQRVAIARALIDQPEILLADEPTGNVDPPLAKRLLRLFIELNRFGTAVIIATHDIALMEQVAARRMLLHNGRMTIHE